DNA sequence from the Janibacter sp. CX7 genome:
TGGCCGGCAAGGAGCGATGATGACCCAGAGCACGACCACCCCGACGCAGCGGCTGCGGGTGCTCTACCTGTCCTGGCGTGACCGCGAGAACCCCGAGGCGGGTGGCGCCGAGACCTTCACCGAGCGCACCTCCGAGGTGCTCACCCAGCAGGGTCACGAGGTGACGATCTTCACCGCCGCCTTCGCCGGGTCGAGCCCGCGCACTCGGCACGGTGACGTCGACGTCGTGCGTCGCGGGTCGAAGTTCAGCGTCTACCTCCACGGCATGTGGCACGTGCTGCGCCACCGCGACGACTACGACGTCATCCTCGACGTGCAGAACGGCGTGCCCTTCTGGGCCCCGCTCGTCGCCGGCCGCACCCCGGTCGTCAACATCGTCCACCACGTCCACCGGGACCAGTGGGCCGCGGTCTTCGGGGCCAAGGTCGCCCACCTGGGGTGGTTCCTCGAGTCCCGGGTCGCCCCCTTCGTCTATCGGCGCAGCCGCTACGTCACGGTCTCCAAGTCCACCCGCAGCGAGCTCGAGGACCTCGGCGTCGACCCCGGCCGCGTCGACCTCGTCTACTCCGGCAACGACCGCCCCTCCGACCTCGACGGTTATGCCCGGCTCGAGCGCACCGAGGTGCCGACGATGCTCTTCCTCGGGCGGCTCGTGCCCCACAAGCACGTCGAGCAGGCCGTCGACATCCTCGCCTCGCGGGCGATGACCCACCCCGACCTCGAGCTGCACGTCGTCGGCGGCGGCTACTGGGAGGACGCCATCGCCGAGCACGCGCGTGCCCGCGGCGTCGCCGACCGGGTCCACCTGCACGGCTTCGTCGAGGAGAGCCGCAAGCACGAGCTGCTCGCCCGCGCCTGGGTCGTCGTCATGCCCTCGCACAAGGAGGGCTGGGGCCTGACGATCGTCGAGGCCGGCCTGCACGGCACGCCCGCCGTCGCCTACGAGTTCGCCGGCGGCCCGAGCGAGTCGATCGTCCACGGCCGCACCGGCCTGCTCGCCGACTCGGTCAGCGAGTTCGAGGACCACGTCATCCGCCTCGTCGACGACCACGCGCTGCGCCGCGAGCTCGGCCGCACCGCACGGCTCTACGCGAGTTCCTTCGACTGGGGGCGCACCGGCCGACGTCTGGAGTCAGTGATCCGCTCCGTGCTCGGTCTCGCCGACCGCTACCAGGACGACGTCATCGACCTCGACGCCCTCATCTCCTCCCGCCCCGAGGGCACGGCGCGCCTGGCGGCCGTCGCCTCCTGAGCCTCCGGCCCACCCCGGGCACGACGAAGGGGGCGTCCGCTCGACCGAGCGGACGCCCCCTTCGTCGTGGGGCGGGGTGCCTCAGCTGTTGTAGTTGATGACCTGCTGGTTCTCCTGCGGCATCGACTGACCGTTCTGCACCTGGACGATGCCGAAGATGGCCAGGGCCGCGAGGAGTGCGCCGAGCACGGTGCCGCCGACGTTGTAGGCGACCTTCTTGGAGCCGGTGTTCACTTCGAAGTCCTCCGTTGGCGGTGTGTAGTTCGCAGGCCACTCTATACCGGGCGGTCACTTGAGGCGAGTCGTCACGGTGTCGCGCGGGTCTCATGTCGGAGAGCGACCAGGGCGAGCGCCAGCGAACCGATGACGGCGGCCGCGGTGCCGGCCAGGCCGAGCCACCGGGCGGGGTCGGCCGGCGCCCGCGAGGTCGTCACCGGCCCGAGGTCGTGGACCTCGAGGTCGCCGACGGTGCGCGACGGGGTGCCCGCGAGGTCGGGGAGGCTGCCCTCCGGTACCGGCTGGTCGGTGGCGACGACGACCCACCGCACGCCGTGGCGGCGCAGGACGGCGGTGACGTCCCTCCCTTCGGCCAGGGCGGAGGCCACGGCGCTCGCGGCGGGGTCCTCCCCCGCGACGACGCGATCCCGCAGCGGCAGCCGGTCGTCCGCGACGACCTCCTGCGGCAGGAGCCGGTTCCACGGGTCGAGCACGACGCGGTCGTCGTCCCAGGCATACCGGCGATAGGTCGACCACGGGAAGACGGCCACGGGGTCGCCGCTCTCGCTCAGCTCCCGGCTCACCGTGAGCACGTCGTCGGGGTAGTCGACGCTGCCCCAGGCACCGGAGTGCCCCCACGCGAGCGAGGGCAGGGTGGCGACCGGCCACAGCACGGCCACCACGGTGACGACACCGGGCAGGCCACGCTCCCGGAGTCGGTCGACGACGACGGCGGACGCGAGGGTGAGCAGCAGCACCCACAGCACCGCGAACTTCTGCCCGTCACGCAGCAGTCCCCCGCCGGGAACGGTGGTGACGACCCACTCGAGGAGCGTGCGGCCGCCGGGCAGCGCCGCCAGCGCCGCGACGGCGAGACCGACGAGCCCGGCGAGGCTCGCACCCCGGGTACGTGGGTCACGCCACCAGCCCGGGCTGCGCCCCGCGACGACGAGCACGAGGACGACGGCGAGCAGCGCCACGACGGCGACCGGCCAGGTCGTGCGCTCGACGAACCACGTCCGGTCGTTCCACAGCCCACCGCCGAGGAGAAGCGAGCCGAGGACACCGAGGGGCGTGTCGGCGCCGGCCGCGAAGGCGCTCGCCCCACCGGGGTCGGCGGCCCGCGACGAAGCCCGCAGGAAGGGCCACCACCACGCGGCATTGGCGAGCAGCGCCGTCACGACGACGACAGAGAGGTCGCGCACGACGAGGCGAAGGGGGCCACCCCCGACCGCGACGACGGTGACGGCGAGCAGGGTGGCCAGCACGCCGGGGGTCGAGCCACCGAGCGAGGCGAGGGTGAGGGCGAGGACGAGACCGGCCTGGCTGCGGAGGTCGCCGCGCCGCCGGCTCGCGGCCGCAAGCACCCACGGCAGGAGCGCGGCGCCAAGGACGTACCCCCAGTGACCGATGCCCAGGCGCTCGCCGAGCCAGGGGTTCCACGACCACAGCAGTGCCGCCGCGACGGCCCCGGGGACGGTGCGCGCCAGCCGCCCGGCGCCGGCCCCGCCGACGACGAAGGCGAGCAGGAGCAGCACCTTCTGCACGAGCCACCCCGGGAGCACGAGGCCGAGCAGGGCGACGACGAGGTCGTTGGGCACCGCCCGCGGCACGCTGCCATCGGTGCCGAGGGTGCGCGGCGACAGCGGCAGGTCGGGGACGAAGACGAGGTCGTAGTGGAGCGTGTAGCCGGGCGCGAGGGCCGGCCCGAGGACGACGAGCCCCGCGAGGGCACCGGTGAGCGCCCCGACGACGCCGGGGCGCGCGAGCCCTCGTCGATCGCTCACCGTGAGTGCAGCGCCTCGATCTCGGCGAAGGCCTCGCCCATCGCGACGCACTGGGTCGCCAGGTCGTGGTGGGTCAGGACGTGCTCCCGGTTGGCCGTGCCGACCTCGGCCCGGTGGGCGGGGTCACGCAGGAATCCCGCGAGCGCATCGGCAAGGGCCTCGACGTCGTCGTCGACGAGCGCGTTGAGCGCCTGCACCGCCTCGTCGTTGGTCCCGCACCGGGTCGTCACGACGGGCAGCCCGCAGGCCTGGGCCTCCAGGTAGGCCAGGCCCAGCTGCTCGGTCCACTTCCACGTCGGGCGGGGTGCGGTGGCGAAGACCGCGGCCGAGCGCATGAGGTCGGCGACGCCGGCCGTGTCGAGCGACCCGACGAGCTCGACGCCGGAGCCGGGGCGTGCCGCCGCCTCGCGCACGAGCGGCTCGAGGTGGCCGCGGCCGGCGACCTTGAGCCGGGCCTCGGGGATCTCGCGGCGCACGATCGACATGGCGTCGAGGAGGCGGTCGATGCCCTTGTTGTCCGCGAGCGGCGAGGCGAAGACGACGACGGGGTCCTCGACCGGCCGGTCCGCGGGGTGGAAGAGCTCGGTGTCGACCCCGGGCTTGACGACCCGGATCAGCTCGTCGTCGAAGTCGTTGGCCAGCAGGTGGTCGCGTGCTGCGTCGACCATGCACAGCAGGAGGTCGGCGTCCCGGCAGGAGTTGAGCGCCTGACGGTAGGGCGGCACCTTGTAGAGCGGCTGGTCGGGCAGGTTCTCCCACGTGATGACCGCCTGGAGCGGACGGGCCGCTCCCCCGCGGCGAGCCCGCCGGCGCCAGCGGGACGCCTGTCCGGTGACGAGGGAGCACAGCTCGAGGGAGGTCACCCAGTCGTACTCGCCGGCCGGCTGCTCGTCGAGGCCGCGCACCCAGGCGAGGGCCCCGGCCTCGATGAAGCGCTTGATCGGCCGGCGGTAGGTGCTCGGGATCCAGTCGATGTCACCCACGGGCTCCTGCTGGGCCATGGCCCGCACGCGGGTGCCGGGCATCCGCGACATCCAGTAGAGCTCGCGCCGGGCTCGCTGGTCGGGCAGCGAGACCCAGAGCATGCGGCGCAGGGCCTCGCTCACGACGCCGCCCGGTCCCGCCGGTCGCGTCGACCGCGACGGGCGCCGAGGGCATAGCCCCCGGCCTCCATCGCGCGCAGGGCGACCATGCCGGCGGCGTGCACCGGGTCCTGCAGCAGGCGACGGTGGTTGCGCACGTAGGAGCGCAGCACGGCCTTGCCCTGGGCACCGACGGCGCCCTCGTGCTCCTGCGCGAAGGCGGGGATGCTGCGCCCGTAGTAGTAGCGCTTGCCCATGACGTCGCGGACGGTGAGGCGCCCCTCGTCGTGGTCGACGATGATCGGGGCCAGCTCGATGCCCGCGCCGGTCGCGCGCATCTTCATCCGCAGGTCGGCGTCCTCGGGACCGGACATGTCGGTATGGAAGGCGCCCTCGCCGAGGAGGTACTCGCGCCGGACGAGGCGGGGGTTGTGCAGCCACGGGTCGTCGAGATAGCACTCGCGCTCCAGGGCCCGGCAGGCGGTCCAGAAGCCCTCGCCGATGGTGCGCTCGGGCAGGGCGATGCCCGTCGCGCCGGTCGCCCGGGCGGTCTCGAGGGCCAGCGCGATGGTCCGGGGCGGCAGGATCATGTCGCTGTCGAGCCAGAGGACCCACTCGCCGCGCGCCGCCTCGATGCCGGTGTTGCGCTGCGCGGAGCGCTCCGGCCCGGCCGTGATCACCCGGTCGGCGAGGCGCTCGGCGACCTGCGGGGTGCCGTCGGTGCTGTGGTTGTCGACGACGATGAGCTCGACGTCGGGGTGGCTCTGCTCGACGACCGAGCGCAGGCAGGCCTCGATCGTGCGGATGTTGTTGCGGGTCGGGACGACGACGGTGACGGACTCCGTCGTCTCCTCCGGCTGACGGTCGGTCACGGGTCGATCTCCTCCGGTGGGTCAGGGCGCAGATAGGTGCCGATGATGGCGAGCACGAGGCCGGCGCCGGCGATGTGGTGCGGGACGAGGGCCGAGCGCACCGAGTCGGCGCTCACCGACCCGAGCGTGCCGTCGACCCAGGCCAGCTGGGCGACGAAGGCCAGGGCGGCGAGCACGAGCAGGCCGGCCCCCAGCGCGATGAGCCGCCCGGGGCGAGGGCCCCACCGGCGCACGAGCACGAGGGCGAGCACCGCGGCGAGGGCGCCGCCGAGCCCGGCGAAGACGCCCGCGACGAGCACGACGGAGGCTTCGAGGCCGAGGCGACGACGACCGGTGCGTTCCGCAAGGGCCGTGCCCAGCCCGCGGAAGGGCAGGCCCGCGCGAGGTGCCGGGGCCTCCCCTTCGTCGACGGCGGTGGACGAAGGGGGCAGGGCAGCCGTGGCCGTCCGGGTCGGGGCGACGACGAGGTCGAGCTCGTCCGCCCACTCGTCGTCGGGGTCGGTGGTGGCGGTCCGGGTGGCCTGCGGGGCGTCCGCCGGCCGCGCGTCGCTGTCGACCTGCGCCGCGGGCGTCTCCCACTCGTCCTCACGGCCGGCGCGGACCTCGCCGATGCGGCGACGGGCGAGCGGGAGGAAGAAGATGACGAGGGCGGCGAGCAGCCCGAGACCGGACAGGACGAGACCGATGTCGGCGCGGGTCTGCGGGCCGTAGCGCACGGTGATCTGCTGTGCCTCGCGGCTGTCGACGTACCACCCGGCGGCGTAGCCGTCGACGACCACGGGGGCGCCGAGGTCGGTGCCGTCGGCGAGGGTGGCCTTCCACCGAGGGTCCTGCCCCTGGCCGATGGACAGGAAGTAGGGCCCGGTAGACGGGCCGACGTCGACGGTCATCGACGACGACACCGCGCTGCGGTGCACCTCGACGACGGGGGCTGGGACCGCCTCGGCCGCATCGCGCTGGCGGTCCTCGAGCGAGAGGCCGTCGACCTGCACGCCGTCGACGGGCCGCACCCGGTGCTCCCCCCAGGGGACGTCGAGGTTCCCGCAGCCGACCCAGCTGGTCGCCGGGCCGGAGGGGCCGTTGATGAGCTCGGGGTCCTCGGGTCGCATCC
Encoded proteins:
- a CDS encoding glycosyltransferase family 4 protein, translated to MTQSTTTPTQRLRVLYLSWRDRENPEAGGAETFTERTSEVLTQQGHEVTIFTAAFAGSSPRTRHGDVDVVRRGSKFSVYLHGMWHVLRHRDDYDVILDVQNGVPFWAPLVAGRTPVVNIVHHVHRDQWAAVFGAKVAHLGWFLESRVAPFVYRRSRYVTVSKSTRSELEDLGVDPGRVDLVYSGNDRPSDLDGYARLERTEVPTMLFLGRLVPHKHVEQAVDILASRAMTHPDLELHVVGGGYWEDAIAEHARARGVADRVHLHGFVEESRKHELLARAWVVVMPSHKEGWGLTIVEAGLHGTPAVAYEFAGGPSESIVHGRTGLLADSVSEFEDHVIRLVDDHALRRELGRTARLYASSFDWGRTGRRLESVIRSVLGLADRYQDDVIDLDALISSRPEGTARLAAVAS
- a CDS encoding glycosyltransferase family 4 protein, producing MSEALRRMLWVSLPDQRARRELYWMSRMPGTRVRAMAQQEPVGDIDWIPSTYRRPIKRFIEAGALAWVRGLDEQPAGEYDWVTSLELCSLVTGQASRWRRRARRGGAARPLQAVITWENLPDQPLYKVPPYRQALNSCRDADLLLCMVDAARDHLLANDFDDELIRVVKPGVDTELFHPADRPVEDPVVVFASPLADNKGIDRLLDAMSIVRREIPEARLKVAGRGHLEPLVREAAARPGSGVELVGSLDTAGVADLMRSAAVFATAPRPTWKWTEQLGLAYLEAQACGLPVVTTRCGTNDEAVQALNALVDDDVEALADALAGFLRDPAHRAEVGTANREHVLTHHDLATQCVAMGEAFAEIEALHSR
- a CDS encoding glycosyltransferase family A protein; this translates as MTDRQPEETTESVTVVVPTRNNIRTIEACLRSVVEQSHPDVELIVVDNHSTDGTPQVAERLADRVITAGPERSAQRNTGIEAARGEWVLWLDSDMILPPRTIALALETARATGATGIALPERTIGEGFWTACRALERECYLDDPWLHNPRLVRREYLLGEGAFHTDMSGPEDADLRMKMRATGAGIELAPIIVDHDEGRLTVRDVMGKRYYYGRSIPAFAQEHEGAVGAQGKAVLRSYVRNHRRLLQDPVHAAGMVALRAMEAGGYALGARRGRRDRRDRAAS